Genomic segment of Panicum virgatum strain AP13 chromosome 9N, P.virgatum_v5, whole genome shotgun sequence:
GACTTCACAAAAAGACCCCTGCACTTTTATCTATTCTTGCACGAGGTCCCTGGGCGGAAAACAAAACAGAGGAACGCACGGGGAGCTCGATTCCGGCGAGGTGGTGGCCGGTCGGCGGAGGAGAAGAGGGGAAAAAGCACGAGAACGGCGAGGGCAACCTGTGGATGTGGTCGGTGTGGGTTCGGATGGTTGGGAAGGGGATTccccacggcgagcggcgggcggcggcggcgctccggaggCCCTGGGCGGCGGCAAGCTTCACTGCGGCAAGAGGATGCGATTTCCGGGGTCGTTTGGGGGTCGAGGAGGACCGGAGGTGGGAGCTCGACGAGCGGGGCGGCGGTCCGGTGGATGAGCAGTGGGGTGGGTTGGCAGCAGAGGGGCCGATTCGGTCGGGACAGGGCTTGGCCGAGCTCgtggaggggcggcggaggtggatgGCGAGGTGGGGCGGCTTGGGGCGCGAGGGatcgaggcggggcggcgaggggtgatcggcgcggacgccggcggcggctctgctcgggCTCGGCTCGGCGCGAGCGCGAGGAAGAAGGATGGGAGGGGAAAACAAAGACGGCACCGGGAGGAGATAAGTACGAGCTCGCGCGGAAGGTGTCGgcgtgcgatggccgacgcgtggaggagctcgccgacggccacagcgcggcatgggcggcgtaCAAGCACAGTGGTGCACAGTGAACACATTTGAATGATTTTGACCCGATTTTGACgatccaaaattcaaaattttatataggaacttgaaatttggcctaaacgaaagttgtagaggaagaaaagtTCTACAGCCTTGATGTTGGGAAAAAGTTGATTCGAGTTTTGCATTTGGGAGAAAACAATGGTCAAAGCTCAGTCAAGATTTGAAATTTAACTAAGCATACATGATTAACACTAATGACCATGTTTAAATGATGATTAGCGACTAATGTATGAatttaacacctgaggtgttacagaCTTGCTGCAAATGCGATCGATTGCCGTCGtgaagctggaaactgaagaagaagaatctAGGCGTCGTCGAAGCAAGTGTTTCTCTTTGGGTTCAGCAGATTCAGATCACCCTACCGGCGACCAAACTCACCAACGCCCAACCGCACGCGGACCAGGTTGCGGTTCATATAGCGGCAGGATATATATGCCGGGGGATTGGCCGGCAAGactcttttcttttctagtAGTCGCAGCCTCCGGCATCAGGTAGCGCCGCGAGCACGCACACGCCGCACGCGTATGAAAAAGGAAACCGGATGGAGGGTGTCCGATCCACTCACAGTTGAGTTCGCTGAACCATTAGTGGCGGCAGATGGATGAGCCTGACTGAATGCCTGATGATGAGCCTGCAAGCCAAACGTTGACCTGAATTCACTCGCTCATTCCGTGTCTCTCTCCACGTCCAGCATGGGGTGGACAACTTCTACAGTGCTTCAGACACAAGTCAAAGATTTTCAGTGCTATTCCTTTCCTTTCGCTTCTAGAAGCAATGTCAAGCTGCTTCAATTGGCGTTGGCAAGTTGAAGTTGGTGTGCTACTGTGTTGTCAGAGTCACTTCGTCTCGTCTTGCTGCTATGGCGGCCACCGGTACTGTCTGCTGAGGTTTGATCAATCCGCGATCAAATCCGTAATTAGTATAGCGCATAAGTAAGACGTGCTTATGTCATAACCATATGGATGTATGTTGGATCCCTACAGATCGAGTACAGATGCGTGGTCTTTTCAGGGTCAAGTCCCATTCCCTTTCAGGGGAAGACGATGATGAGCAGATAGGAACGCGCGCGGCTGGCACTGCACGCGTGTTATTATCTTGCAGGTAACAGACAGCGTCTAGCATGTCAAGATCGGTTTAGATTAGCAGTTACCATTAATACGCCGAGTGAGAGCTGCTGAAATAACTCGGTTCACTGTTGCAGActtgcagcagcagatgttacGTAGAAAACCGGTGGCCCAGTAATAGTGTATCGTACAAGAGCGCGGCTGGCCCACGCTCATCCTCTCGGGGACTAGCTAGAGACATCGTCAACCAAAGAGGATAGGACCTGCAGGCCGCATAAATGGCGGTGCGGGTACAGCTAGCGACCATGAGTTCCTGACGAGCGACGACCACGGACGGCGACGCTTTCAGAGCGGTGCTTCGCGCGGGATGACTCCTCCGATCCCAACCCCCAACTCCAAAAACAGAGACAGCCGCCCATGCCCCATGCGTCCAGAATCCAGGCCAAATCCGagctgctgcttgctgctgctgcgatgATACTACTGTTCCTCCACGCAGGGAAGCAAGAGGATGCTGTTTCCCTGCAAACATTTCGCGCCATTATTTGACCAAGAATGAAACCAAGATATGTGGCTGAGGTTTTGCATCGTCCAATTGTTTGGGAGAAACTAAAGCCACGATATTGCAATATTTGTTTGGGCATTTGATGCCTGAGCTGTTGGAGAAGATGCCAGCTTCGGCTCACCTAAAAGCAGCCCCGGCCCTCACAGGCTGGTGGGTTCGTTTCGTTTCGTCTACCCCTGATCCCTGAAGCCTGAAGTCCAAGCCATGGCCAAGGCCAAATGACTGTTGACGCAGCCTGGTAAACATTCAAATGCCACGGTACGGTTTGGGCACCACTCGGGACAACTTTTCTTTTCCTGGTCCTGAGCTTTGTTTGACTGGCCCAATTCAAGTTTAAACCCTATAATACTTGCACTGGACcagaccggaccggaccggaccggaccaCCACACTGCTGCTCTGCTACTGCGTTTTACAGATCTGCCCCGAGAAACTGGGAGGTAGGGTGGGTGGATAGTGTATAAGTAGATGAGCGGCTGTGCGCTTTGCCTATCCTTCTTCGGCACCAACTACACTTCCAAAAAAAAGCTTTGAATTTGGCATCTGTGATGTGCCAAACGAGTTTTGGCAAGATGATGATACTCCTTTATTTGTGAGCTCAACTGCCTCCGGATAGAGCCTCTGTAAAGATGACACGTGCAGCCAACTCTTTGAGTCCTCACAACTTGAAACCCTGAAGTCTGAACCCTCTGCAATTTTGTATGGTGAGTACAAGGAAACGGAGTGCTATATCAGGGTTGCATTTCCACATCTGCAAAGTACACGTACTTGAAGCCATCAAACGTCGATGACTAGCCGGCAACGCATCGTGCTGCAGTGAGCCCATCAGATCGAGCTGAAGCCAAGCATTCAAAATTTGTGCAGGCTCTTTCTATAAATCTACATATACTAGCACTCGtggagacacacacacacacacacacacacacacacacacacacacacagagagagagagagagagagagagagagagagagagagagattgctGCTTCTAGAAACAGTCTGatcatgagttttttttttttggcttgagAACGAGATTGGTTTTCCATTTCCAGAGCAGGTGAACGGCATCTCAGGATTTCTCAATCCTCTAGCCTCTCCAAATGAGGGGAAAAACCTAGCCACGAGCAGTTCGGTGGTTGCCAGTGCATCATGCGAGAACTTGGCTGGCAGCATTCATCTTGATCTATGATGAGCTTCATAATCAAGCAGGGGCTTTAATTGTGCGAGGAGAAGGTCCCAGCAAGGGATTAATTTGCACATGTGGCAGTCCTGAGGCCGTTGCCGTTGCCTTGCATCGCTCTGACCCGGCGGTCGCACAAGCAAGCAAGGGAGCCAAATCAGGCCAACCACTGCATGTGTCGCCGTACATGTACAAGAAATGAAGAGGGTTTGCAGTCATAAAAAGTACCCCTGCTGTACATGTCTACAGGCTGTAAGAGGTAGGAGTAAAGGTCTTGTTTGTTTGGTTCGTGCTAAGATTTTAGCGTGCTAATGAATAATGATattttgaccgttaattacggtgtcaaacaaaatcagtttacaaaacaaactccagaaccccgcgctagtgaccctaaagaatctaataaggcATTCGACTGCACggttagaggatgattactgtagcatcactgtagccaatcgtcgattaattactgtcattagattcgtcgcgaaaagttacacacatccctaaaattttttttataaatacacttcatttagtacttcatacatataagattttttttcgaGAAACGTGTGCGCTAGTTTTGAGGAATGCCAAACAAAGGCCAAAAAGAGCGAGACACGGAGAGTAGGAGTCCTGCCAGTTCCTTCAATGCCCTGTGCTCGGATATCTCTAGAAggaattcttttttttaatcttttacAGCACACGGATATCGACACTTTTTTATCTTTTACAGCACAACAACATAATGGTCCAATGGAGCCCCTGCAGTCTCTCTGTGAAATGTAGCACGATTCACCGCCAGGACTCGTGCGAAATTGGTCTTGCTAATGGTAGCACCAGCACGCTGTGTAGTTGGCAATGGCCGATCGACATCACCATTAACTGCCGGTCCAAGTTGCGGCTCGGCAAACCGCGGAAACCGTAGTGCCTTCCCTGCTGCCCATGCATAATCCTTGCGGTTTTCTGCTGCACCGGATGATGATGATCTTGATCTGAATATCTGATAGACCATTCTCACCTCATCCAATCCAAACCACTCATCACACACCGATCCTCGCGTGGGCTATAGCTCGTCACGCCTTCACCAGCAGGCCTGTTCACCAGTCATCGGCGGTCGCTGCTTTCCCGAAATTGCTCACCAGCGCCGGAGCTGAGCAGGAAGGAGGCTGGCCGGGTTGGTGGCGGTAGCCGGGCTCTCATTTAAACTACCCATCTGCCCCGGAATTAATTACGGGCGCCCCCCAGGCCTGCGTCCCGGCTCCCCCACTATATTAAGACCCCACCACGGCACCACCTCGTccgcaaacaaaccccaccccacccgccccggccgcggccaCTCCACACAACGCAGGACGCACGGGCACGGCACGCTGTTGCAGCCCAAGGACGACGCTGCCCTCCGGAGAGCAGAGCGGGGAGCCGAcatgccggcggcgggcggcgtgttCTCCGGGTCGGTGAACCTTAAGTACGTGAAGCTGGGGTACCAGTACCTGGTGAACCACTTCCtgacgctgctgctggtgccggTGATGGCGACCACCGCGCTGGAGCTGGCGCGCCTCGGCCCCGGCGAGCTGCTCTCGCTCTGGCGCTCGCTGGAGCTCGACCTCGTCCACATCCTCTGCTCCGCCTTCCTCGTCGTCTTCGTCGGCACCGTCTACGTCATGTCGCGGCCCAGGCCCGTGTACCTGGTGGACTACGCCTGCTACAAGCCCCCCGCCAGCTGCCGGGTGCCCTTCGCCACCTTCATGGAGCACACGCGCCTCATCAGCGACGACGACAAGAGCGTGCGCTTCCAGACCAGGATCCTCGAGCGCTCGGGGCTCGGCGAGGACACGTGCCTCCCGCCCGCCAACCACTACATCCCGCCCAACCCCAGCATGGAGGCCTCGCGCGCCGAGGCGCAGCTCGTCATCTTCTCCGCCATCGACGACCTCGTCCGCCGCACCGGCCTCAAGCCCAAGGACATCGACATCCTCGTCGTCAACTGCAGCCTCTTCTCCCCGACGCCGTCGCTCTCCGCCATGATCATCAACAAGTACAAGCTCCGAAGCAACATCCGCAGCTTCAACCTCTCGGGCATGGGATGCAGCGCCGGCCTCATCTCCATCGATCTCGCCCGGGACATGCTGCAGGTACAAATTGATCTTGATCATGCTAGCTATATTAATATAATTAGTCGCCGAGTTGTTAAAACCAACAGATCGAATTTGCAGAGCTGATCGTCTGATGCATCATTAATTGTTGTTAGGTGCACCCCAACTCGAACGCGCTGGTGGTGTCCACGGAGATCATCACGCCCAACTTCTACCAGGGCTCCCGGCGCGACATGCTGCTGCCCAACTGCCTCTTCCGgatgggcgcggcggcgatccTGCTCTCCAACCGGCGGCGCGAGGCCCACCGCGCCAAGTACCGGCTGGTGCACGTGGTGCGGACGCACAAGGGCGCCGACGACCGCGCCTACCGGTGCGTGTAccaggaggaggacgagcagGGGTTCTCGGGCATCTCGCTCTCCAAGGAGCTCAtggccatcgccggcgacgcgctcAAGTCCAACATCACGACGATCGGCCCGCTGGTGCTGCCCATGTCGGAGCagctgctcttcttcttccggcTGGTGGGGCGCAAGCTCGTCAACAAGAGCTGGCGGCCCTACATCCCGGACTTCAAGCTGGCGTTCGAGCACTTCTGCAtccacgccggcggccgcgcggtgATCGACGAGCTGCAGAAGAACCTGCAGCTGTCGGCGCGGCACGTGGAGGCGTCCCGCATGACGCTGCACCGCTTCGGCAACACGTCCAGCAGCTCGCTCTGGTACGAGCTCGCCTACATCGAGGCCAAGGGCCGCATGCGCCGCGGCGACCGCGTCTGGCAGATCGGCTTCGGCAGCGGCTTCAAGTGCAACAGCGCCGTCTGGAAGTGCCTCCGCACCATCAAGACGCCCACCAACGGGCCCTGGGACGACTGCATCCACCGCTACCCCGTCGACATTCCGGAGGTCGTCAAGCTGTAACTGTACGTCCCGCGAAGCATCGGAGCTTTGtgctcttttttcttctttcttctttcttctcctcttcctttttcttttccgggtcTATTAAAAGGGGGTAAAAATCCATACTTTGGTCGCTGGACGTGTCACACCATACGTACAAGGAATGACGATCATCACAGGAGATTAATTAAAACTAGTTGTTGTTGGAAAAATTGGATGTTAACGTGGGCGTGCTGTCGAAACTGGCCTATGCCAGGGATTGGGTGGTGTTTTGGAACTTGGATGGGAAGGAAAGGGAGCACTTGTAAATTGTAATCCATGTTGTAACTGGTGAAAGGGATACCTGCATTCTCCTGATAGTTATCGGAGCCAATCGTCTCTGCTTGTTCATTTCCTCTCGATTGCTTGTAGGGATAGTTTATGGTGTGATATTGACTGGGATCCAGTGATGCGTTGGAGTGCCATGGATACTACACTCGGAGCTGGTGCAGAGATATTTCTCTGACTAACGCTTGCTAGCTGCTGCCATTTGCTTACCAGTTGTTTATAAGCGCGAACACGAGCTACTCATGATCCAGCCCTTCCTAGTCtaaccaagaaaaaaaagagagaaagacaCATATTCACTAGGACCACTTGCTTGACACTTGCACGCTGATTAAGTCGATCACGCAGCTCAACTTGCTACTTTTCAGAGTTTTTTCTGTTGCTGTTGTTCATGCTGATACCGAAGctcatttttttatatatttttgggGAAGACCTGTGTGTATGAAGCAAACTGAAAGGTCATGACTTTGAACGATTATAGCTGCCCTTGTACGATTATTTTACTCGAGAAGATTAATAATCGGAATGATTTCTGTTCTTGAATTGGATATGATTGTACATGTTTTTGTATCCCCGGAGCCTCCCTTCGGTTGTCCAAATTTGCTGTACTAGTACTACTAAAGAAAAGTCCAGGCTCTTTTTTGGTACTCCCAACGGGCCGACCCAAGTAATGCACCGCGGTTGGCGTGGCGACAACCTTTCCGGAGCAGGCTCTACCTTGAACAGGAGGCAGCacctctgctgctgctccacCTCACAACATCTCGGAGCTCCTCTGCATTCATGACAAGGAGCATCATCTCCAGCTCCACTCGCCTGGAGCGCGTCGCGCTCGGGGCCGCGCGCGGCCATCGACGGGCTGATCCTGATGGGGTCCTGAATGCGAGGCGCATGGCGGGTGGGTGAGTGGGTGGGTGCGCACGGGCTGGCAGGCGAGCAGGCAGCTGCGTTCTGGTGACAACCGGTGTCTGTGGTTGGGGTTGGGGTCGCAGTTAATGGCTgcccgccgcccggcgccggccaccgcgtgGGAGGAGGGCCgagaacgacgacgaggagtgGGGGGCTCGCCGATTGCGTGGCCACGCCGCCACGGCGCggccgcctgccgcgccgccggtggTCGTCGCGCGGGCGTGGACCGAGAAAAATTTAGGAACTGTTTGGCAGGCCTCCAGCTCCTCCAAAAACAGTTCCGATTCTGACTTCTCTGGTGGAGCTAGAGCCGTTTTACAAAATATTTGGCAAAATAATTTCATTTGTTAGTTTGGGGTTGTAGAATGTCTAATTTGCTCTTCTCTACATTTTTCTTCtcaattttttcttttcctttttttcttcctcttttcttttttccctcaTCTCCTCTTATCCATCCGCCACTCCTGTCCCCATCGTCTCCTCGCGCCTCCTCCACGGGAACCCGcatcaccgccgcctcctccacggtTCTCCTGCCGCCGGtagcctcctcctccacgggcGCGGCTCcttctcccgccgccggcggcctcggcctGCAGCTCCACCTCCCGCTGGCGGTGGCCTCTgctcgcgccgcctcctcccgccatcggctacctcgacccgcgcctccacctcccgccgccggcctgcctcgccccgcctcgccgccggccggcctcccgcACCGCCCCGCCCGGCCTCCTGCCGCCGTcacgcctcctcgccggccgccgcaaggAGACGCAGCGCGCGCGGCCGGGGGCAAAACGGTCTTGGACCGCGGGCCTGCGCTCGAAGCCGCTCGGAGCCATGTTTTCATGGCTCCACCTCTGTGGAAGCCGTCGTCGGCTCCAGATGCAGCTCCGCGCATGAAGCTGCTCCAAAAATGTCTGTTTGGGAGAGCTTCATCTGGAGCCGCGTATAGAGCCGCGCAAGAAGCCCTCTCAAACAGGCGTTAATAGTAATACTCAAAAGAGGCGGTGGGGGCGCGCAGGGGTGTGTTGCCGTCGCGCGGCCGGCAGCTAGCTCGCACTCGCGCTGCCTGGCCTAGGTCGCTCGCTCCCCGTCGCGGTTGGGAGGCGTTAAATGCGTTGGCGCATGGCTGGCGCCGGGTTGGTGGTGGTTGTGGTTGGGGCCTCTTTCTCTCCGGCCTGgcagcgcgccgcgccgcggcccgcgggGTTGTTCGGTTGGCGCGAAAGGGAGCGGGAGttattaaataacaacgaaagtgctataaTACTCAAATCTAAAAAATTTCACAAACTAAACACGACCTTACGTccttttaactttttttttatcatGGACTTTAAATATACAAGTTGTAATATTTGAACTTAACACAATATATTGACCTCACACCACGCACACCTCTAGATCTACAACATATATAAAACCAGCGTCCTTCCGCGCCACTCGCGGTTCGCTGCGTCTCTTAACTTTAACTATAGAGTCAAATTCATGACTTAGCTTTTAAAGTGACCAATCTAGTCCCTCAGTGGCTCTCCATATTG
This window contains:
- the LOC120693551 gene encoding 3-ketoacyl-CoA synthase 6-like, whose amino-acid sequence is MPAAGGVFSGSVNLKYVKLGYQYLVNHFLTLLLVPVMATTALELARLGPGELLSLWRSLELDLVHILCSAFLVVFVGTVYVMSRPRPVYLVDYACYKPPASCRVPFATFMEHTRLISDDDKSVRFQTRILERSGLGEDTCLPPANHYIPPNPSMEASRAEAQLVIFSAIDDLVRRTGLKPKDIDILVVNCSLFSPTPSLSAMIINKYKLRSNIRSFNLSGMGCSAGLISIDLARDMLQVHPNSNALVVSTEIITPNFYQGSRRDMLLPNCLFRMGAAAILLSNRRREAHRAKYRLVHVVRTHKGADDRAYRCVYQEEDEQGFSGISLSKELMAIAGDALKSNITTIGPLVLPMSEQLLFFFRLVGRKLVNKSWRPYIPDFKLAFEHFCIHAGGRAVIDELQKNLQLSARHVEASRMTLHRFGNTSSSSLWYELAYIEAKGRMRRGDRVWQIGFGSGFKCNSAVWKCLRTIKTPTNGPWDDCIHRYPVDIPEVVKL